Below is a genomic region from Streptomyces sp. RPA4-2.
GCGGAGCTGGCCCGACTGGTCGGCTAGTGCCGCCGGACCGGGACCTGGTCCGTCCGCTTGCCGGTCGGGTAGCGTCTGAGGCATGCAATTCGGATCTGGTGTGCCCACGGTCGAGATCGGGGATCTCGCGGACGGAGACTTCCTGCTGGACGTCCGGGAGGACGACGAGTGGCAGGCGGGTCACGCCGAAGGGGCGCTGCACATCCCCATGAGCGAGTTCGTCGCGCGCTACGGCGAGTTGACCGAGGCGGCGCCGCAGGACGGCAGGGTCAACGTGATCTGCCGTTCCGGTGGCCGTTCCGCGCAGGTCGCGATGTATCTGGTCCAGCAGGGCGTCGACGCCGTGAACGTCGACGGCGGCATGCAGGTCTGGGCCGCCTCCGGCCGCCCGGTGGTGGACGACAAGGGCGCCGCGGGCTTCGTGCTCTAGGCCCCCGAGGACCGAGGACCGGCCGACCCCGGTATCCGCGCCCGCCGCGCTCAGCGCGGCGGTTCGGCTGCCGGCTCGGACGTCGGCCCGGGTCCGGACCCGGGTGTGTCGTCGGTCACCCCAGGGGATGGGCCGCGAGGAGATCTCCCAGCGCCTCCTCATGAGCGGCCGCCGGGCCGAGCGACAGCTCCAGGTGCTTGGCCCAGGCGTGATAGCGGTGCAGCGAACAGTCGGTGTCCGCACCGAACCCCCCGTGCAGATGCTGAGCCGTCTGTACGACCCGCCGTACCCCCTCCGACGCCCAGATCTTGGCGACGGCCACGTCCCCGGCCACCGGAAGCGCACCGCCCGCCCCCGAATCGACAGCTCCGGTACCGACAGCTCCGCCACCGGCAGCGACCGTGCTGATCCGCCAGGCGGCCTGCCAGAGGGTCGCCTCCATCGCGCGCAGGTCGATATAGCGGTCGGCGGCCTGCACGGCGACAGCCTGGAACGTGGCGACCGGAAACCCGAACTGCTCGCGCTTGCCGGTGTACGCGCTGGTCATCGCGAGGACCCGCTCACCGAGCCCGAGCGCCAGCGCACAGGTCCCGGTGGTCAGCAGCTCCCGCAACCGCTCCCACGCCCCCTCCGCGTCGATGACCCGCCGGGCGGGTATCCGCGCGGACTCCAGACGCAGCTCGCCGAGGCGTTCCCCGGTCGTGGAGATCTGCTCGCCGAGCACCGTTCCCGCGTGCTCCCGGGGCACCAGCGCGAGGAGGGTCCGGCCGTCGTCCGTGTGCGCGGGTACGACGACGAAGTCGGCTCCGTGCGCCCACGCGACCGCGGTCTGCACCCCGTCCAGCACCCACACGTCACCGTCCTGCCGGGCGGTCACGGCGCGTTCGGCCGGTTCGTGACCGGTACGGCCGTTCGCCGCGACGGTCAGCACGACCTCACCCCGGCCCGCCCGCGCGAGCAGCTCGGCCTTCGTCTCCTCGCCGCCGTACTCCTGCACGACGACCACGGCCGCGGTGCTCTCCAGCAGCGGCACCCGTGCGAGGACCTTCGCGGACTCGCGCAGCACCAGACACAGGGCGATCGCGTCCAGGCCCGCTCCGCCGTACGCGGAGTCCAGCAGCAGGCTCAGCAGGTCCGCGTCGGCGAGCTTCGCCCACAGCGCCCGGTCGAAGTCGTCGGCGACGGCGCCCGCGGTGAGCGCGGGGCTCGGCACCCCGTCCGGCGCGACCCCGCCGAACACCGCCCCGGCCGCCTCGACCGCCGCCTGTTGTTCCTCGGTGAAGGTGAAGTCCACGGTCCTGTCCTTCCACGCGCCGACCCACCGACCGGGCGGCTCACCCGCACCGGACAGGGCACCCGATCTGACGGAGCGTCAAGATAGAACAGGTTCTACGAGAAGGGAACGGTCACCCCGCTGCCGGCTACCGGTCGAAGTCCAACTCCACGCTCTCCGTGGCCGGATGCGACTGACAGGCCAGCACGTATCCCGCTT
It encodes:
- a CDS encoding rhodanese-like domain-containing protein codes for the protein MPTVEIGDLADGDFLLDVREDDEWQAGHAEGALHIPMSEFVARYGELTEAAPQDGRVNVICRSGGRSAQVAMYLVQQGVDAVNVDGGMQVWAASGRPVVDDKGAAGFVL
- a CDS encoding acyl-CoA dehydrogenase family protein: MDFTFTEEQQAAVEAAGAVFGGVAPDGVPSPALTAGAVADDFDRALWAKLADADLLSLLLDSAYGGAGLDAIALCLVLRESAKVLARVPLLESTAAVVVVQEYGGEETKAELLARAGRGEVVLTVAANGRTGHEPAERAVTARQDGDVWVLDGVQTAVAWAHGADFVVVPAHTDDGRTLLALVPREHAGTVLGEQISTTGERLGELRLESARIPARRVIDAEGAWERLRELLTTGTCALALGLGERVLAMTSAYTGKREQFGFPVATFQAVAVQAADRYIDLRAMEATLWQAAWRISTVAAGGGAVGTGAVDSGAGGALPVAGDVAVAKIWASEGVRRVVQTAQHLHGGFGADTDCSLHRYHAWAKHLELSLGPAAAHEEALGDLLAAHPLG